In one window of Prevotella fusca JCM 17724 DNA:
- a CDS encoding acyl carrier protein, with protein MSEIESKVKAIIVDKLGVDEAEVKAEASFTNDLGADSLDTVELIMEFEKEFGISIPDDKAEKIATVGDAISYIEENAK; from the coding sequence ATGTCAGAAATTGAATCAAAAGTAAAGGCTATTATCGTAGACAAACTCGGTGTTGACGAGGCAGAGGTAAAGGCAGAGGCAAGTTTCACAAACGACCTCGGTGCTGACTCTTTGGATACAGTAGAGCTCATCATGGAGTTCGAGAAGGAGTTCGGTATTTCTATTCCAGATGATAAGGCTGAGAAGATCGCTACTGTTGGCGACGCTATCTCTTACATTGAGGAAAACGCTAAGTAA
- a CDS encoding DUF4254 domain-containing protein — MSFTKHCNEIFNQAIRDYHITDNVDTPISNPYDRDSIENRLYLKCWIDTVQWHFEDLIRDPHINPEEGMSLKHRIDRSNQDRTDLVEQIDSYFRQLYSDVTPLPEATINTESPAWAVDRLSILALKIYHMKEQTERTDASAEHVEKCKSKLNILLEQQKDLSLAIDQLLDDIQHGRKYMKVYRQMKMYNDPATNPILYNKK; from the coding sequence ATGTCATTTACAAAACATTGTAACGAGATTTTCAATCAGGCTATCCGTGACTACCATATTACGGATAATGTAGATACGCCGATTAGCAACCCCTACGACAGAGATTCCATCGAAAACCGTCTCTATCTGAAGTGCTGGATTGACACTGTTCAGTGGCATTTCGAGGATCTTATCCGCGACCCACACATCAATCCTGAAGAAGGAATGAGTCTCAAACATCGCATTGACCGCTCAAACCAGGACCGTACAGACCTTGTTGAGCAGATTGATTCTTACTTCCGTCAGCTCTACTCGGATGTGACACCGCTTCCTGAAGCTACCATCAACACCGAGAGCCCGGCATGGGCAGTTGACCGCCTGTCTATCCTTGCCTTGAAGATTTACCACATGAAGGAGCAGACCGAGCGCACGGATGCTTCAGCTGAACACGTTGAGAAGTGTAAGTCAAAACTGAATATCCTCCTCGAACAGCAGAAGGATCTCAGCCTTGCCATCGACCAGTTGCTCGATGACATTCAGCATGGCCGCAAGTACATGAAGGTTTATCGACAGATGAAGATGTACAACGACCCTGCAACGAATCCGATACTCTACAATAAGAAATAA
- a CDS encoding glycosyltransferase family 9 protein, whose protein sequence is MKTPHILIIRFSAMGDIAMTVPVVYSLAKQYPDVRISVLSRPFARPFFQNLAPNICFMSADLKGEYKGFTGLNKLYRRLVAKHPTTIADFHNVLRTRFLRLRFLLGGYSVAHINKHKQGKKLLCQAENKVLTQQPTSFQNYADVLEALGYPIKIEFTSIFPPEGGDLKSLPNIIGVKQKEERWIGIAPFAAHAGKMYPQERMEQVVRKLTEKHPSWRIFLFGGGRQEIEVLNRWAAQFPQCLCVANALKGLEQELILMSHLDTMLSMDSANMHLASLTGTRVVSVWGATHPYCGFMGWQQKEDDAVQINTLSCRPCSVFGNKPCHRGDFACMNNILPEEIIQHIEAGLLSE, encoded by the coding sequence ATGAAGACCCCACACATCCTTATTATCCGATTCTCTGCCATGGGAGATATTGCCATGACAGTACCCGTTGTCTACTCGCTTGCAAAGCAGTATCCCGATGTGAGAATCAGCGTCCTTTCCCGTCCTTTTGCGCGTCCTTTCTTTCAGAATCTTGCGCCGAACATATGCTTTATGTCTGCTGACCTGAAAGGTGAATACAAAGGATTTACAGGGCTCAACAAACTTTACAGGCGACTGGTAGCGAAGCATCCCACTACCATAGCCGATTTCCATAACGTTCTCCGCACACGTTTCCTGCGGCTGCGATTCCTCCTTGGCGGATATTCCGTGGCACATATCAACAAACACAAACAAGGGAAGAAGCTCTTGTGTCAAGCTGAAAACAAGGTGTTAACACAGCAGCCTACCTCCTTCCAGAACTATGCTGATGTGCTTGAAGCACTGGGCTATCCTATTAAAATTGAATTTACGAGCATCTTTCCGCCTGAAGGTGGCGACCTGAAGAGCCTTCCCAATATAATAGGTGTAAAACAGAAGGAAGAACGTTGGATAGGTATTGCACCCTTTGCAGCCCATGCAGGTAAGATGTATCCACAGGAAAGAATGGAACAAGTTGTGCGCAAACTGACCGAGAAACATCCTTCCTGGCGCATCTTCCTCTTCGGTGGAGGCAGACAGGAGATTGAAGTGCTGAACCGCTGGGCAGCACAGTTTCCGCAGTGTCTATGCGTTGCCAATGCCCTTAAAGGACTGGAACAGGAACTCATCCTCATGAGTCATCTCGACACAATGCTGTCAATGGACAGTGCCAATATGCATCTTGCTTCCCTCACCGGCACACGGGTTGTGAGCGTATGGGGCGCAACCCATCCTTATTGTGGCTTCATGGGCTGGCAACAGAAGGAAGATGATGCCGTGCAAATCAATACGCTTTCTTGCCGTCCTTGCTCTGTCTTTGGCAATAAACCCTGCCATCGTGGCGATTTTGCCTGTATGAATAATATTCTTCCTGAAGAGATTATTCAGCACATTGAAGCTGGATTACTGTCGGAATAG
- a CDS encoding AAA family ATPase: MCKKFVYGVAVSDYNFIGREVETKRLMDNFRGGINVILMSPRRLGKTSLVMRVCDKLKSEDIITVYLDIFGCKSEYDFYNRLASEVLKQTASRQSMWLEDAKEFLYRLTPKISFSPEPNSDFTLSLGITPKTHTPEEVLEMAEKIAVKKGKRIVVCIDEFQQVGEMADSKQVQARLRTVWQHQKHVSYCLFGSKHHLMSSIFLHRSMPFYQFGDLIVLDKISTAEWVEYIVSHFADGKRTISPTLAEEICRFTDNYSAYVQQLSWLVYTQKEEGETVDETDVKQATDDLLATNEVLFMQMVEPLSEYQLNFLRAISSGVTKDFGLAKVREKYHLGSYSNINRLKKALLERDLIENRGKELAITDPVFAKWFQRKMMF; this comes from the coding sequence ATGTGCAAGAAATTCGTTTATGGAGTAGCGGTTTCTGACTATAACTTCATAGGAAGAGAAGTGGAAACAAAGCGACTTATGGATAATTTCAGAGGTGGCATCAATGTCATTCTGATGTCTCCCCGCCGTTTGGGAAAAACTTCCTTGGTGATGCGTGTATGTGATAAGCTGAAGTCAGAAGATATTATTACGGTTTATCTGGATATCTTTGGCTGTAAGAGTGAGTATGACTTTTACAACCGTTTGGCATCGGAAGTGCTGAAACAGACGGCATCAAGGCAGAGTATGTGGCTTGAGGATGCAAAGGAATTCCTGTACAGACTTACGCCGAAAATATCATTCAGTCCTGAACCGAACTCTGATTTTACGCTTTCTCTGGGAATAACACCGAAGACACATACACCGGAGGAGGTGCTTGAGATGGCTGAAAAGATCGCTGTAAAGAAAGGAAAGCGCATTGTCGTCTGCATAGATGAATTCCAGCAGGTAGGTGAGATGGCTGACAGCAAGCAGGTGCAGGCACGGCTGAGAACCGTATGGCAGCATCAGAAGCATGTGTCTTATTGCCTTTTCGGTAGTAAGCATCACTTGATGAGCAGCATCTTCCTGCACCGCAGTATGCCTTTCTATCAGTTTGGTGACTTGATAGTACTTGACAAGATTTCAACAGCTGAATGGGTGGAGTATATTGTCAGCCATTTTGCAGATGGCAAAAGGACAATCAGTCCAACCCTTGCAGAGGAGATCTGCAGGTTCACAGACAATTATTCTGCTTATGTCCAGCAGTTATCCTGGCTTGTTTATACGCAGAAAGAAGAAGGAGAAACTGTGGATGAAACCGATGTAAAACAGGCAACAGACGACCTTTTAGCTACGAATGAGGTACTCTTTATGCAGATGGTTGAGCCTCTTTCAGAGTATCAGCTTAACTTCCTGCGTGCCATTTCCTCTGGTGTTACGAAGGACTTCGGACTGGCAAAGGTGCGGGAGAAATACCATTTGGGTAGTTACTCGAATATCAACCGATTGAAGAAAGCCCTCCTTGAACGTGACTTGATTGAGAATCGTGGGAAAGAATTGGCAATCACTGACCCTGTTTTTGCCAAGTGGTTCCAAAGGAAGATGATGTTTTAG
- a CDS encoding outer membrane beta-barrel family protein, translating to MKVNRLIFTLGMVVIAMTAHGQTSTISGELLDSLTHEGEPYATIRVYKGKKSETPVAMSVTGQDGKFSQKVTGQGSYLVSFTSMGRKEILRKVQLTATGGIINLGKLLVQDDTKQLQGVEVVAQKPLVKMETDKMTYDVQSDNDAKTNTVLDMLRKVPMVTVDGQDNITVNGQGSFKVYVDGKPNVMFSSNPSQIFKAMPASAVKSIEVVTNPGAKYDAEGVGGVLNIIMNSGDGKSKAKMNGYNGNVAFTLSNKGYRTTTFFSGQQGKLTYSANVMGTKIKSNGTETEMRRTSSDGSAMSYWQKGNTKINFSMANISLGYELDSMSNIGATFGLTGYKMKNDGHPMTTFSGGVYGTGFTYGNEMTMENKNTSFNGSVDYQRFFNKARTSSLTLSYLFTTSPAENNNRRIYDALPAGVTIPLKDLYSASKTRGTEHTVQIDFTTPLGKGQTLSTGLKFISHRNSSDSKFYDITGGKEVYNAANSVDYKNTQSILAEYAEYSATMGKFGAKAGLRYEHTWEKVNFIVGSGADFKKNYGSLVPSASFTYNISGGVNLGLNYNMRISRPGVSYLNPYIDRSNPTFLSYGNPNLSVEKSHKVSLVFNYFTPKFMINMTLGEAFANNQIEQYSFMNSGVLNTTYGNIVRSRWTNFTTFMNYAVTPKTRIMLNGGFDYGDIRSQQLGEYNHGWQASAFLGLQQTFPWKLNWSVFFGGLTKKYLLQGHNGGFNMFTSTLSKSFIKDKLNLSLMYFVPLTGKMHIKQYSRGANFENHMNITIPVQQVALTITWNFGNTKKQFQTHKSNISNDFQEKKNDQQMNGVGMGAGGGM from the coding sequence ATGAAAGTTAACAGGTTAATCTTTACTTTAGGTATGGTGGTTATTGCCATGACCGCACACGGTCAGACATCAACCATATCAGGCGAACTGCTCGACTCACTGACACATGAGGGTGAGCCTTACGCTACAATCAGAGTCTACAAAGGTAAGAAAAGCGAGACTCCAGTGGCTATGTCGGTGACAGGACAGGATGGAAAGTTCTCTCAGAAGGTGACAGGACAGGGCAGTTATCTCGTCTCTTTCACTTCAATGGGACGCAAGGAAATTCTGCGGAAGGTACAACTGACGGCAACGGGTGGCATAATCAACCTCGGAAAACTCCTTGTACAGGATGACACGAAACAGCTGCAGGGCGTGGAAGTAGTGGCACAGAAGCCGCTGGTGAAGATGGAAACCGACAAGATGACCTATGATGTTCAAAGCGACAATGATGCCAAGACAAACACAGTACTTGATATGTTACGTAAGGTTCCGATGGTAACTGTGGACGGACAGGACAATATCACCGTCAATGGACAAGGTTCCTTCAAGGTTTATGTGGACGGAAAACCTAACGTAATGTTCTCTTCCAATCCTTCACAGATATTCAAGGCAATGCCTGCTTCGGCTGTGAAATCCATCGAAGTGGTCACCAATCCCGGTGCAAAATATGATGCAGAAGGAGTCGGTGGTGTGCTGAATATCATTATGAACAGCGGTGATGGAAAGAGCAAGGCAAAGATGAATGGATATAACGGTAATGTAGCTTTCACCCTAAGCAACAAGGGCTACCGTACCACAACCTTCTTTAGTGGACAGCAGGGAAAGCTCACCTACAGTGCCAATGTCATGGGAACGAAAATCAAGTCAAACGGAACAGAAACCGAAATGCGCCGTACTTCATCTGATGGGTCTGCTATGTCCTATTGGCAAAAGGGCAATACAAAAATCAATTTTTCGATGGCTAACATCAGCTTAGGCTATGAACTCGACTCTATGAGTAATATCGGTGCTACCTTTGGTTTGACCGGTTACAAGATGAAGAATGATGGACACCCTATGACAACCTTCTCAGGTGGAGTCTATGGAACTGGCTTTACGTACGGCAATGAGATGACGATGGAGAATAAGAATACGTCATTTAATGGAAGTGTAGACTATCAACGCTTCTTTAATAAGGCACGCACAAGCAGCCTGACGCTGAGTTATCTCTTCACAACTTCCCCTGCGGAGAACAATAACCGACGCATCTATGATGCACTGCCGGCAGGTGTGACGATTCCTTTAAAAGACCTTTATTCAGCCTCTAAGACACGTGGAACGGAACATACTGTGCAGATTGACTTCACGACTCCATTAGGAAAAGGACAGACATTGAGTACTGGTTTGAAGTTTATCTCTCATCGCAATTCATCTGACTCTAAGTTCTATGACATCACTGGAGGCAAGGAGGTTTATAATGCAGCCAACAGTGTGGACTACAAGAACACACAGAGTATCTTGGCAGAATATGCTGAGTACAGTGCAACGATGGGTAAGTTTGGTGCAAAGGCAGGTCTGCGTTATGAGCATACGTGGGAGAAGGTGAATTTTATCGTTGGTTCCGGTGCCGACTTCAAGAAGAACTATGGAAGTCTTGTACCCTCTGCCAGCTTCACCTATAACATCTCAGGCGGTGTCAATTTAGGCTTAAACTATAACATGCGTATCAGCCGTCCGGGCGTTAGTTACCTCAACCCATATATCGATCGTTCCAATCCAACGTTCTTGAGTTATGGTAATCCGAACCTATCGGTTGAGAAGAGCCACAAAGTAAGTCTGGTATTCAATTACTTTACACCGAAGTTCATGATTAATATGACACTTGGTGAGGCCTTTGCCAACAACCAGATTGAGCAGTATTCATTTATGAACAGCGGTGTACTGAACACTACTTACGGCAACATCGTGCGTAGCCGCTGGACCAACTTCACTACCTTTATGAACTATGCCGTCACCCCTAAGACACGTATCATGCTCAACGGTGGCTTTGACTATGGAGATATCCGTTCCCAGCAGTTGGGCGAATATAATCATGGATGGCAGGCAAGCGCATTCTTGGGACTGCAGCAGACCTTCCCTTGGAAGCTGAATTGGAGCGTATTTTTTGGTGGACTGACCAAGAAATACTTATTGCAGGGTCATAATGGTGGCTTTAATATGTTCACATCAACCCTCTCAAAGAGTTTTATCAAGGACAAACTCAACCTCAGTCTGATGTATTTCGTACCTTTGACGGGAAAGATGCACATCAAGCAATACAGCCGTGGTGCTAACTTCGAGAACCACATGAACATCACGATACCAGTACAACAGGTGGCATTAACCATCACTTGGAATTTTGGAAACACCAAGAAGCAGTTCCAGACACATAAGAGTAATATCTCAAATGACTTCCAAGAGAAGAAGAACGACCAGCAGATGAATGGTGTTGGAATGGGTGCCGGCGGTGGTATGTAG
- a CDS encoding DUF3108 domain-containing protein, with translation MKQLKIYIVCLFAMIAVSASAQCTFRNTAFSSGEYLTYNLYYNWKFIWVKAGTASWYTVSSTYKGTPAYRASLTTRGNGKLDDYFVLRDTLLAYNSKQMEPLYFRKGAREGKRYTVDEVFYSYHNGKSKLRQHRINNEGKHQWMENTYDDCSFDMMSIFLRARSFNPESWKKGEVVKFPIVDGNSRHPARIVYGGKENIKADNGHKYRCLRLSYFEYEDEKWREIANFYVTDDSNHIPVRLDMRLKFGSAKAFLVSMKGINSPITSQVK, from the coding sequence ATGAAACAGCTGAAGATTTATATAGTATGTCTTTTTGCAATGATAGCCGTCAGTGCATCCGCACAGTGTACGTTCCGTAACACGGCTTTCAGCAGTGGAGAATACCTTACATATAACCTTTACTATAACTGGAAGTTTATATGGGTGAAGGCAGGTACGGCTTCTTGGTACACTGTTTCCTCTACCTATAAGGGTACTCCGGCTTATCGTGCTTCGCTGACGACACGTGGCAACGGCAAACTGGATGATTACTTCGTACTGCGTGACACGTTGCTTGCGTATAATTCAAAGCAGATGGAACCGCTCTACTTCCGTAAGGGAGCAAGGGAAGGAAAGCGATACACGGTGGATGAGGTATTCTACTCTTATCATAATGGTAAGAGTAAACTGCGCCAGCACAGAATCAATAACGAAGGAAAACACCAGTGGATGGAGAATACATACGATGACTGTTCCTTCGATATGATGAGTATCTTCCTGCGTGCACGTAGCTTCAACCCTGAGAGCTGGAAGAAAGGTGAAGTGGTGAAGTTCCCCATCGTCGACGGAAACAGCCGTCATCCTGCCCGCATCGTCTATGGTGGTAAGGAGAATATCAAAGCTGATAATGGTCATAAGTACCGTTGTCTGCGTCTTAGCTATTTTGAGTATGAGGATGAGAAGTGGCGCGAGATAGCCAATTTCTATGTTACTGATGACAGCAACCACATCCCTGTACGCCTTGATATGCGACTGAAGTTCGGTTCTGCCAAAGCCTTCCTTGTATCAATGAAGGGTATCAACAGTCCGATTACTTCACAGGTGAAATAA
- a CDS encoding ribonucleotide-diphosphate reductase subunit beta has translation MDNKLKRNTLFNPSGDIDLRLRRMIGGNTTNLNDFNNMKYSWVSDWYRQAMNNFWIPEEINLSQDFKDYPRLEKAERTAYDKILSFLVFLDSLQSNNLPTISEYITANEVNLCLHIQAFQECIHSQSYSYMLDTICSPEERNDILYQWKTDEHLLNRNKFIGDCYNEFHEKRDKFSLMKTLIANFILEGIYFYSGFMFFYNLSRNGKMSGSAQEIRYINRDENTHLWLFRSIILELKKEEPDMFTPEKIKVYEDMIREGVRQEIAWGQYVIGNDVQGLNAQMVSDYIRYLGNLRWSGLGFGFLYDDNQKEPENMKWVGQYSNANMVKTDFFEAKSTAYAKSTALIDDL, from the coding sequence ATGGACAATAAACTGAAACGTAATACCTTATTCAACCCTTCAGGCGACATTGACCTGCGCTTGAGACGAATGATTGGCGGTAATACTACTAATCTGAATGACTTTAATAACATGAAGTATTCATGGGTGAGTGACTGGTACAGACAGGCAATGAATAACTTTTGGATTCCGGAGGAAATCAATCTTTCACAGGACTTCAAGGATTATCCGCGTCTTGAAAAGGCTGAACGTACAGCCTACGACAAGATTCTCAGCTTCCTTGTTTTCCTTGATTCGCTGCAGAGCAACAACCTCCCGACTATCAGTGAATATATTACTGCGAACGAGGTAAACCTCTGTCTGCATATCCAGGCGTTCCAGGAGTGTATCCATAGTCAGAGTTACAGCTACATGCTCGATACTATCTGCAGTCCTGAAGAGCGTAACGACATTCTCTATCAGTGGAAGACTGATGAGCACCTATTGAACCGTAACAAGTTCATCGGCGACTGTTACAATGAGTTCCATGAGAAACGTGATAAGTTCAGCCTGATGAAGACGCTCATTGCTAACTTCATCCTTGAAGGTATCTACTTCTACAGTGGATTTATGTTCTTCTATAATCTCAGCCGAAATGGCAAGATGTCGGGGTCTGCACAGGAGATACGCTATATCAACCGGGATGAGAATACACACCTGTGGCTCTTCCGCAGCATTATTCTTGAGCTGAAGAAAGAAGAGCCTGATATGTTCACTCCTGAGAAGATAAAGGTTTATGAGGATATGATACGTGAGGGTGTGCGCCAGGAAATAGCATGGGGACAATACGTTATCGGCAATGATGTGCAGGGACTTAACGCTCAGATGGTATCTGATTATATCCGTTATCTGGGCAATCTCCGCTGGTCGGGTCTCGGTTTTGGTTTCCTCTATGATGACAACCAGAAGGAACCTGAGAACATGAAGTGGGTAGGGCAGTACTCTAATGCCAATATGGTAAAGACCGACTTCTTTGAAGCTAAGAGTACGGCATACGCCAAGAGTACGGCATTGATTGATGACTTGTAA
- a CDS encoding ribonucleoside-diphosphate reductase subunit alpha produces the protein MNITKRNGEIEVYNNEKISIAIKKSFISTGKDVSDSEIAGMVSEVEQFITDNPELRTVEDIQNRVEKCLMAHGHYDEAKNYILFRYQRNEQRQAINYIAWAADDRQLADVLHSVAREYRERSYSMVTLQEKFASFCKPGMSQKDAIEALIKAAVELTTPEAPAWEMISARILSYHSEQKITRLEEEMGLKTFYRKVKYMTEEGLYGDYILQNYSEEEINEAATFIDSERNKLLNYSGLDLLLKRYVIKNYSGKVIERVQEMFLGIALHLAMPEQKDSRLMWVRRIYDLLSQLEVTMATPTLSNARKPSHQLSSCFIDTVPDSLDGIYRSLDNFSQVSKFGGGMGMYFGKVRATGGNIRGFKGVAGGVIRWMRLVNDTAVAVDQLGMRQGAVAVYLDVWHKDLPEFLQLRTNNGDDRMKAHDIFPAICYPDLFWKMAEEDLNQNWSLFCPNEIMRIKGYCLEDCYGEEWERKYLDCVNDQRLSRRVISIKDIVRLVLRSAVETGTPFTFNRDTVNRANPNGHKGMIYCSNLCTEIAQNMAPIETVSKEVETKDGDTVVVTTTRPGEFVVCNLASLSLGRLPLEDEEKMKEKVATVVRALDNVINLNFYPVPYAQLTNQRYRSIGLGVSGYHHALAKRRIKWESEEHLQFMDKVFETINRAAILASSDLAKEKGSYQFFEGSDWQTGAYFDKRGYDSAEWQDVRKTVALQGMRNAYLLAVAPTSSTSIIAGTTAGLDPIMKRFFLEEKKGSMLPRVAPELSDETYWMYKSAYLINQKWSVRASGVRQRHIDQAQSMNLYITNDFTMRQILDLYLLAWKDGVKTIYYVRSKSLEVEECESCAS, from the coding sequence ATGAATATAACAAAACGCAATGGGGAAATAGAAGTCTATAATAATGAAAAGATTTCGATAGCCATTAAAAAGAGTTTTATCAGCACCGGGAAGGATGTTTCAGACAGCGAGATAGCCGGAATGGTCAGTGAAGTAGAACAGTTCATCACTGACAATCCCGAACTGCGCACCGTCGAGGATATCCAGAACCGTGTGGAGAAGTGCCTTATGGCACATGGTCATTACGATGAAGCGAAGAATTACATCCTCTTCCGCTATCAGCGTAATGAGCAGCGACAGGCTATCAACTACATTGCGTGGGCGGCTGACGACCGTCAGCTGGCTGATGTGCTGCACAGTGTGGCACGCGAATACCGCGAGCGTTCCTATAGTATGGTGACGCTTCAGGAGAAGTTTGCCAGCTTCTGCAAGCCCGGAATGTCGCAGAAGGATGCTATTGAAGCACTTATCAAGGCAGCTGTGGAACTGACAACCCCTGAGGCTCCGGCTTGGGAGATGATTTCAGCACGTATTCTCTCCTATCATTCCGAACAGAAGATTACCCGACTGGAGGAAGAGATGGGGCTCAAGACCTTCTATCGTAAGGTTAAATATATGACTGAAGAGGGACTTTACGGCGATTATATTCTTCAGAATTATAGCGAAGAAGAAATCAATGAGGCAGCTACTTTCATTGATTCTGAACGCAACAAGCTCCTCAACTACTCTGGTCTTGACCTGTTGCTAAAGCGTTATGTTATCAAGAATTATTCTGGTAAGGTGATTGAACGTGTACAGGAAATGTTCCTTGGTATTGCGCTGCATCTTGCTATGCCAGAGCAGAAGGATAGCCGACTTATGTGGGTACGTCGTATCTACGACCTGCTTAGTCAGCTGGAAGTAACCATGGCTACACCGACCCTCTCCAATGCACGCAAGCCAAGTCATCAGCTTTCCAGCTGCTTCATTGATACCGTACCTGACAGTCTGGATGGTATCTATCGCAGCTTGGATAATTTCTCACAGGTGAGCAAGTTCGGAGGTGGTATGGGAATGTACTTCGGTAAGGTACGTGCTACGGGTGGTAATATCCGTGGATTCAAGGGTGTAGCAGGTGGTGTAATCCGCTGGATGCGACTCGTTAATGACACTGCCGTTGCTGTTGACCAGTTAGGAATGCGCCAAGGTGCTGTAGCCGTTTACCTGGATGTATGGCACAAAGACCTGCCCGAGTTCCTGCAGCTTCGTACCAACAACGGTGATGACCGTATGAAGGCACATGATATATTCCCGGCTATCTGCTATCCTGACCTTTTCTGGAAGATGGCAGAGGAAGACCTGAATCAGAACTGGTCGCTCTTCTGTCCGAACGAAATTATGCGTATCAAGGGGTATTGCCTCGAGGATTGCTATGGCGAGGAGTGGGAACGTAAGTATCTTGACTGTGTCAACGACCAGCGTCTTTCACGTCGTGTTATCAGCATCAAGGATATTGTTCGTCTTGTTCTTCGTTCTGCCGTTGAGACAGGAACACCATTTACATTCAACCGTGACACGGTGAACAGGGCTAATCCTAACGGTCATAAGGGTATGATCTACTGTTCTAACCTCTGTACAGAGATTGCTCAGAACATGGCTCCGATAGAGACTGTTTCCAAGGAAGTAGAAACAAAGGATGGTGATACCGTTGTCGTTACGACTACTCGTCCGGGTGAGTTTGTGGTATGTAACTTGGCAAGTCTGTCACTTGGCAGACTCCCATTGGAGGACGAGGAGAAGATGAAAGAGAAGGTTGCAACGGTTGTTCGTGCACTTGATAACGTCATCAACCTCAACTTCTATCCTGTACCTTATGCACAGCTTACCAACCAGCGTTATCGTTCAATCGGCTTGGGCGTGAGCGGTTATCACCATGCTCTTGCCAAGCGTCGCATCAAGTGGGAGAGTGAAGAGCACCTGCAGTTTATGGATAAGGTGTTTGAAACCATCAACCGTGCGGCTATTCTTGCCAGTTCAGACCTTGCCAAGGAGAAGGGAAGCTATCAGTTCTTTGAGGGAAGTGACTGGCAGACGGGTGCTTACTTTGATAAGCGTGGTTATGATAGTGCTGAATGGCAGGATGTCCGTAAGACAGTTGCACTGCAGGGTATGCGCAATGCTTATCTTCTCGCTGTCGCTCCAACCAGCAGTACAAGTATCATTGCAGGCACAACAGCCGGCTTAGACCCTATTATGAAGCGTTTCTTCCTGGAAGAGAAGAAGGGAAGTATGCTTCCACGTGTTGCTCCTGAGCTTTCAGATGAGACTTACTGGATGTATAAGAGTGCTTATCTTATCAACCAGAAGTGGAGTGTCCGTGCTTCTGGTGTACGCCAGCGGCATATCGACCAGGCACAGAGTATGAACCTATATATCACCAATGACTTCACAATGCGCCAGATACTCGACCTTTACCTGCTGGCTTGGAAGGATGGTGTCAAGACCATCTACTATGTCCGAAGCAAGTCATTAGAGGTGGAAGAGTGCGAAAGCTGCGCATCTTGA
- a CDS encoding phosphatase PAP2 family protein, with translation MKQFIIDLFKLEKKPVKGLMAYEWVVMAYLLLTLIVIFFMYTTINDPQAMIFGRLRIVALTAAMWLVYRIAPCRLTRFARVGVQLGLLAWWYPDTFEINRHLPNLDHLFAQWEQDLFGCQPALLFSKALPGHLFSELFDMGYAAYYPMIAAIAVYYFGWYYKEFNRAAFIILASFFIYYVVFIFVPVTGPTFYYKAIGLQNVTAGIFPNVHDYFNHHQDCLPSPGYTDGIFYHLVEDAKAAGERPTAAFPSSHVGVSTVCMLLLWHDRNYKLLAVLAPFYLLLCCATVYIQAHYLIDAIIGFITACILFAILLRISRKMVTKG, from the coding sequence ATGAAACAATTCATCATAGACTTATTCAAATTAGAAAAGAAACCCGTAAAGGGACTTATGGCATACGAATGGGTGGTAATGGCTTATCTGTTGCTGACACTCATCGTCATCTTCTTTATGTACACCACCATAAACGACCCACAGGCAATGATTTTCGGTCGTCTGCGCATCGTTGCACTGACAGCTGCAATGTGGCTGGTCTATCGCATAGCTCCGTGTAGATTAACCCGTTTTGCACGTGTCGGCGTACAGTTAGGACTGCTTGCATGGTGGTATCCTGACACCTTTGAAATCAATAGACACCTGCCCAACCTCGACCATCTCTTTGCACAATGGGAACAGGACCTCTTTGGTTGCCAGCCGGCATTGCTCTTCTCAAAGGCTTTACCGGGACATCTCTTCAGCGAATTGTTCGACATGGGATATGCAGCCTATTACCCGATGATAGCCGCAATAGCCGTCTATTACTTCGGATGGTACTATAAGGAGTTCAACAGGGCAGCCTTCATCATCCTGGCTTCCTTCTTTATCTATTACGTTGTATTCATCTTCGTGCCCGTCACTGGTCCTACCTTCTATTACAAGGCAATAGGTCTGCAGAACGTGACAGCAGGCATCTTCCCTAATGTGCACGATTACTTCAACCATCATCAGGACTGCCTCCCAAGTCCGGGATATACTGACGGAATATTCTATCACCTCGTTGAAGATGCCAAGGCAGCCGGCGAACGTCCTACTGCAGCTTTCCCAAGCTCGCACGTAGGTGTCAGCACCGTCTGTATGTTGCTCCTTTGGCACGACCGTAACTATAAACTTCTGGCTGTTCTGGCACCATTCTATCTCCTGCTTTGCTGTGCCACAGTCTATATTCAGGCACATTACCTCATTGATGCCATCATCGGATTCATCACTGCCTGCATCCTCTTTGCCATCCTCCTGCGCATATCACGCAAGATGGTGACGAAAGGATAA